From Cotesia glomerata isolate CgM1 linkage group LG2, MPM_Cglom_v2.3, whole genome shotgun sequence, a single genomic window includes:
- the LOC123259132 gene encoding uncharacterized protein LOC123259132: MAKPVLTFTIHYLIVVVIVICTTLADYQEKDHSSKDKRASNNGSHAENHTIANKNGLLSVAKNNFSSNNSDVFNDTKVTKDKNGAHINKIAGDTFSNESVSNQTKLVKNKDGSTIIEGNVKTVDTNQTDVTKTEKILNADGGITDKETKINKSKNRTTDDQTHLIQNKDGTATVESVITVTDDNTTTVNQTGVTNNKYCSSTMDPHITVEHDKKTTVYKTDVTKNKDGTTTVEEFVIITTKYSKIVHHIVKRKYANGYIKVLADTVTRNGITYHCFMKFSGPLRDACNKHVPI; the protein is encoded by the exons ATGGCAAAACCAGTACTTAcg TTCACCATCCATTATCTAATAGTGGTAGTCATAGTAATTTGCACAACTCTCGCGGACTATCAAGAAAAAGATCATAGTTCGAAGGACAAACGTGCATCAAATAATGGTTCGCATGCGGAAAATCACACAATTGCCAACAAAAACGGATTGCTTAGTGTTGCCAAAAACAATTTCTCGAGTAATAATAGTGATGTCTTCAATGACACTAAGGTTACCAAAGATAAGAATGGCGcccatataaataaaatcgcAGGAGATACTTTCTCTAATGAGAGCGTTTCAAACCAGACAAAATTAGTCAAGAATAAGGATGGCAGCACTATCATCGAAGGAAACGTTAAGACAGTAGATACGAACCAGACTGACGTTACCAAGACAGAAAAAATTCTGAATGCAGATGGTGGGATCACTGATAAAGAAACTAAGATTAATAAATCCAAAAACAGGACAACTGATGACCAGACTCACCTTATTCAAAATAAGGATGGTACCGCCACTGTTGAGAGTGTCATCACCGTCACCGACGACAACACGACTACCGTCAACCAGACTGGTGtaacaaataacaaatattgtTCCTCGACTATGGATCCTCATATTACAGTTGAACATGATAAGAAGACCACTGTTTACAAGACGGACGTCACCAAGAACAAAGATGGAACTACAACTGTTGAAGAGTTTGTTATCATTACGActaaatatagcaaaattgtTCATCATATTGTCAAACGCAAATACGCCAATGGATACATTAAAGTTTTAGCAGATACTGTCACTAGGAATGGTATTACCTACCACTGCTTCATGAAATTCTCAGGACCGTTACGAGATGCTTGTAATAAACATGTtcctatttaa